The following is a genomic window from Sphingobacterium spiritivorum.
GTCTGTATAGGTTAATATCTTATTTGAATTGTCGTAAGCGAGAGTTGTGAGCGTTTCGTTGTTTTTAACCAGATTGCTGATATCTATTGTGTTGATTGCTCCCTTCTCATCTTTATATGTCAAAGTATTTGTCTGTGCATTGTAGCTGAGTACGGTCAGTGTCTCATTTCCTGTAACCAGTGAACTGATATCAATAGGAGTGGGTACGCCTTTTTCGTCTGTATAGGTTAATATCTTATTTGAATTGTCGTAAGCGAGAGTTGTGAGCGTTTCGTTGTTTTTAACCAGATTGCTGATATCTATTGTGTTGATTGCTCCCTTCTCATCTTTATATGTCAAAGTATTTGTCTGTGCATTGTAGCTGAGTACGGTCAGTGTCTCATTTCCTGTAACCAGTGAACTGATATCAATAGGAGTGGGTACGCCTTTTTCGTCTGTATAGGTTAATATCTTATTTGAATTGTCGTAAGCGAGAGTTGTGAGCGTTTCATTGTTTTTAACCAGATTGCTGATATCTATTGTGTTGATTGCTCCCTTCTCATCTTTATATGTCAAAGTATTTGTCTGTGCATTGTAGCTGAGTACGGTCAGTGTCTCATTTCCTGTAACCAGTGAACTGATATCAATAGGAGTGGGTACGCCTTTTTCGTCTGTATAGGTTAATATCTTATTTGAATTGTCATATGCGAGAGTTGTGAGTGTTTCGTTCGCTTTGACAACATCCTTCAAATTAATTGTTACAGGATTACCATTGACATCTATAAATGACATCTCGAATGTTGACGGATTGTAGGTAATATTAATAGCTCCATATGAGTTCCCTACGGCAATCCACTTGTGTCCGTCATTATAATATATCCCGGGAGAAACATCACCGACTTTTGCCGTATTATATACCATCATACCCAGTACATGTTGATTACTCTGTAATGGAGCAGGATTAGTAGTGGATTGTAGCTCTACTCTTGAAAAGAGTAACCCTTTGTACTTACTTGATAACTCAAGTATGGCATCTTTATTTGGCAAATTTGATGCTCCGGAGATCGAACCGTCTCCGATTTTCTGCTGAGCATATCCCGTTGCTACTGCAAGACATGATAGCAGCACTAATAATGAATGTTTTTTCATATCAATGTCAATAATTGAAAATATTACTTAGATGTAAACCTTAAAATAATCAGGTGTTAATTCCCCTTTATAAATCTATTTTTTGCGAATATATAGATAGATAATCCGGATTCTAAAGTAGTAAAAAATTTGTAGTACAATAGCTACATTTTAAATTAAATGAATGAATATTCTGTTTTTTTATAAGAGATATAACTACACGTTATTATCTAGCTTGTAGCTATTTCTCCACAAACAAAATATGTAACCGTTCGGTGTTTAATTATTGTTCAGAAATTCAATGAGATATGATCTTTTATAACAAAATTTTAAAGCCAATTATTGAATCACTTATATTTTAAGATGGGATCAAAAAAAAGCCTCTTTTAGAAAACTAAAAGAGGCTTTTTTTTTATTTTGATAAATTGAATAATAGCTAAAATCAGACAGGTTCAGAGGTCTTTAATACATTTCTGTAAGGATAGGAATGAAAAATGTGTCTTCTTGCAAAGCGACCTGGTGAATCAGCATTAATGAACTTGATATAATCATTTTTTGCCACACCAAAATATTCATACTGACTTCCATCGTGAAAGGTAATTACCAGAACCTGTGATTTCCAGTCAAAGTCTGCAATACCGGAGTTGGCTATAGTTGCAGTATATATGGGAAGTTGATTTTCCAGCGTTTCCGGACAGATACTTACTAAAAAATGATAGGCTTCTATCATCTCTTTACTTTTGGTCTCAGCGGCGATTCTTCCTTCTTCATCATTAACAAATTTATCAGGATGACACTCTTTCATAATCGTTCGATAAGTCGACTTTAATATTTTAAGATCGGCTGATTTATCTACGTTCAAAAGTCTTCTGTAGTCTGCAATTTTTTTCATGGCTGCAAAGGTAGGTATTCTTTAACGATAATCTGCTATCCACAAGCGAATTGCTGTATTAACGTTAGGAAATTATTAAAATAAATTTTCTGACGACAGATAGAAAAATTTTCTTTACAACTTCGGGAGGATATATTATTTATTACTGATAATCCGTACATATAATTCTTCAACCTTCTGACGCGCCCAAGGTGTTTTTCTGAGAAATGTGAGAGATGATTTCACGCTGGGATTCTCATTAAAACAACGAATCTGAATACGTTTGCCCAAACCTTCCCAACCGCCGAAATGATCGACCAGATATTCGATAATGCTATCTAAACGGACTCCGTGTAAAGGATTATTAGGTTGTTCATTCATGGTGTAAAAGTAAGGATAATCAGTGAATTTATATTTTTATATTGCTGATCCTGTATTTAAGTTTCCATATAAGGATGGAGTTTATTGAAGTATAGCATGTATATTTACTAAATTTTCAGCTAATCAAATGGAAAACCTGATGACCACGGCCAATATCAAGGCACTGATCCTGTCATTGCTTATTTTTATTTTTACCTATTGGTATTACAGCAGTCAGCAACCGAGCTTTTTGAGCTTTGGCACAGCAGTATTTGCAGGACTTATCAGCCTTATTCTTGTGTTGCTAGGTGCATGTATAATCAGAGCACTTGACCAACTTATACTATCACAGATCATCTATCCACACATTCTATTTCGCTTTTTACAACCATTTCTGATACTGCTATTGCTGTTTTGGTTAAGTTATGGAATATTTTATACAGGTAGATTTGGCTATTCCTATGAATTTACCTCTTCTGTTAAACAGTTTTTTCGTTTACATCTTCCTTATATAACAGTAGTTTGTATCCTGTTGGCGATCGGGTTGTCTTTGCCCTTTCCCTCGCAGAAGATGAGTGTTGGCGCCTTGTTTTACAACAATATCAAGTTTGCACTATGTGTTGCCGGAATAGTTGTTGTCAGTATCTTTCTGATTTACTGGATTAAGCTTATAAAACAGCCCAATCTCGGGACTAAATTTGTCTTATACGAAACTTTAGATAATCAGTTTGACCTGGATGGACTTGAAGTAAAATTGCTATTGGACGTAGGGACACAGCATCATGCCAGTGAACCCTATTTTCTGCCGGACAGGAATGAGCTTATTATTAACGCATTGGCCGAAAGTTCAAATAAGATTCCTCCTTTGCACAAAAGCTATAAGGTGGACAAAGAAGGAAAGGTCATAGCCGATCTGGATACCGATATCCAATTTGCCGGAGCGCAAGGTCCTTTTACATTTGAAGAGGGGTATATCAAAGCCAATCAGGCTGATCAACTGGTCACCTGGGTGTTTGACGGGAATAAGGAAATCAGAGATGTCAGCAGTTTTTCTGTTCCTTATAACCGGATTATCACTAGATTGACCCCTGACCAGAATCAGCCTAAAGCAGAATATTTCTATAAGACATCCAAAATCCGGTGTGCGGATACAGAAGTGAAATGGAACGGTACACGTTATTATACGATAACTTATCAGGGTGACACCGTGAGATTCAAAATAGACCACGTATATCTGAAGAATGGTCCGCAAAAGGAATGTACGGAACAGACGGTTGAATATTTTGAATGTAAGGGCATGAATTTTGATCTGATCCGGTTAAATGAGCAGGTATATTATACCATAAAGCAAAAGAGAAAGTAATATGAAAATCTTGATTTTACTGTTATTGGTATCCCTGACTGCTCAGGCGCAGAAGAAGGAGATAGCCGTAGGATATGCAGATACTTATGATAAGCTGCCTTCTATCAAATTTCAAAAATCTTCGAAGGAAGAGTATGACTTATGCCGTCAAGCCCTGAGACCGGATTCTTTACCGCTCAAAGATGTAAACGGGCATATGTTGGTGCCTACAAAACAAGGAACAATCCGCTTGCAGAAATATACCGATTCGGCTAAAGAAGATTTCAGAGGATATGAATACGCCGGTTATTTTCCCGGATTAAAGATGTATGTGGTCAATAGTATACATGTAGCGGAACATATAGGATTCAGCGACCGTATATTAATAGATAGCACCAGCGGATATCAATATGCTATTGTATCTGTCGGGGATGATGCTGTAGAAATTCCTGTACCCTCTCCTGATGGTAATTATATACTGTATTATTACAATTATGTCTACGAAAAGAACAGTTGTTTTATAGGGATATTGAATCTCAATAAAACAACTCATCCTGCAAAACGGTTGTCTGAGAAAATGAGCTTTCAGACGAAGGACTGGGCTGTAGAGGAGATAAGGTGGAAAGATAACCGGACTTTTATGGTGAAAGCCAGCGTTACCGCAAATAAAAATAATCAGCAAAATATTAGTTATCTGTACTTTATCGCTCAGTTAAATCCTTAGGTCGAAAAAATGTTATGAAAAAGCTCTCAACTCTTTTCGTTCTGTTAATCCTGTTCTTATGTACTTTCACCGGTACTGCTAAAACAGCTATTCGCTGTGTTAAGTATAGTCAAACTATCCTGCTGAATGTGGATACGACATTAGATTATTATCCCTTTAAGGATAGTACTTATGTACTTTCTGTAAAACCTTCTCAAAATCCGGAGGCGCTGGATACATTAATTTATATGCGAAAGACTTCCGATACTACCAGCACTGTATTGTGGAAAGAATTTTTTTCTCTTCCTGAAGCAATAGACTTTCGGTCCGAAGATTTTAATGGAGACGGGCAGGATGATGTATTGATTTATGCCGGAACAGGAGCCAGGGGAGCGAATGAATTTTACCATTTGTATGTAGCAGATCCTAATGAGTATACATTATTCAGGATTCAGGGGTTTGAAGAAATTCCAAATACGGTATACCTGTCTGAATATAATATTATTGTGGGATATGCTTATAGTGGAGAGAATTATTATATAGTCTATAGAATTGATAAAAATAATGTTATTCACCAGATGGGAGAATCATTTAAAGATGATTTTGATAGTGATCAGGACGACTTTGATAAACGAATTAAGATTATTCTGAATGCTGAAAAAGAAGGACACTAAAATCAATCTGTACCTGATCATTAGCTTGGTGCTGTTGCTTATTCTCTGGCTTATGATGGGGGTGAGTCAAGATGACGAGTTTAATGAATACAGCGTATTCGTAAAGTATCGTCCCACAACACAACTTTATTTTAAATCTCCTTTAGGAATGGACGATATGCCTCCGGATTTCCCCGAAAAGCTAAGGACAAAAAAGGCCATATATGATGATTTTGTACTTACAAAACATTGGAGCGATCATGAAATGATCAATATTATCGGCGGGATTCTTATTCTTATTACTCCTGTATTCCTGTTGGTCGGTATTTATAAGCAAATAAAAAAGTAAATCTACGGTCTGGTTGTTAGAAGTTATCCCTCTTTCTTGATTGTTTCTTCTGATTAATCTATTTCCTGAGTATTTTTTTATTTCTCACATTGCTGATTTTTGAAATATTATTTCCCGGAATAATTTGTGTTTTTTTCTTTCCTGTAGAATTGTATTCGTGAATAGAATTTGTAAATTCACTTAACCTTAATCACAACTAATTATGAGTACTATTAAATCAACCAAACTTTTTACAGCCAGTTGTCTGGCTCTGCTGGTCACTTCCCTTTCCTTTGGGATACGTGCCGGAATGATGAATCAATTGGGAATAGATTTTCAATTGAATGCCACACAGCTAGGAACGATCACAGCTACTGCCTTTTGGGGTTTTCCTTTGGCTATTGTAATTGGTGGTTTTGTGGTGGATATCATCGGTATGAAACGTTTGCTTGTCATGGCATTTTTGTTTCATCTGGCAGGAATTATATTAACCATTTTTGCACAGGGTTATTGGACTTTATTTTTTTCGACTTTATTGATCGGAATCGCTAATGGTACAGTTGAAGCAGCTTGTAATCCATTGGTTGCAGCACTGTATCCGGAAGACAAGACTACGCGTCTTAATTACTTCCATTTGTGGTTTCCGGGCGGAATTGTCATAGGAACACTTTTGGTAACCCTGTTTGTTAATATTGGACTAAGCTGGCAATTTCAGGTAGCTACAATGCTGATTCCGACATTAATTTATGGTTACCTTTTCTTAAAACTTGAATTTCCTGTTACAGAACGTGTATCATCCGGCTATTCTAGTAGAGATATGTATAAGGCTGTTTTCAGTCCTTTATTTCTGTTTATGTTTGTCTGTATGTTTATGACGGCTATTACAGAACTGTTCACCGGGCAGTGGATTAGTCTTTTACTGAAAAATGTAACGGATAATGCTATTCTCTTGTTAACAATTACTACCGGTATTATGGTTGTGGGGCGTGCTTTCGCCAAACCTATAGTAAAGAAGCTCGCCCCACAGGGTGTATTGCTTTTTTCTGCTGTTTTTGCAGCTCTGGGGCTATATCTGTTAAGTACACTGTCCGGAAATTCTATTTTCTTTGCTGCCCTTATATTCGGAATAGGTGTATGTTATTTCTGGCCTACTATGATTGGTTTTGTAGCCGAAAATATTCCTAAATCCGGAGCGCTGGGTATTAATCTGCTTGGGGGAGCCGGGATGTTTGCCGTATCAATATATACTATCCTGATGGGTAATTTTTATGACAGTCTGATCGTCAAACATTTACCTGAAGGTGCCGATATTCAAAAGTATAGCACAGCGGCTGAAGGTTCAGCAGAAGCTATTGCATTTGGCTCAGCAAAGAATCTGGCCGGACCGGAAGTATTACAGGTTACGCTGATCCTTCCTGTTGTATTGATCTTTGCTTTTCTGGGATTAGTCTTGTACATGAGATTTCTGAAAAAGCAATCTCTTACATCTGGGATATAGTATCAAAGAGTTTTACAGAAAGAAGAGATAGAATTTCCTTCAGCCTATTGTCAGGAGAAATCTATATTTTGTAATCGTATATATACTGTTGATCGATCAAAATCTGTACTTTTAGACTAATTGACGTCAGTCTGTACTGACAAAAATCAGCGGTATGATCATTTACAAAAATATATACATGAGACTTACATTGTTTGTGTGCTCTTTTATCTGTCTGTTGGCATTAGTATCTTGTAATGAATCCAAATTATCAAAGGAAAAGATTACAGCTCTTTCTCTGATAGGGACAGATATTTCGATAGCACAGAGTCTCACCGATAAAAATGATAATGAGATATCTGTAAAACTATTTGACAAGGATGGAAATATCATTAGCAATGATAGTGTACATATAAAGGTCAATGGAGCTGATATGGAGCTTCAGAAAAGACAGGGATTATATTATACAACAGAGACCCGATATTATAAAACTAATATTCCTGTTGATAAAGGCTATCACCTGACGATAAGTCTGAATGGTAAATGGTATGCATTAGGCAGTGTAGCATGCTTAGCTGAAGTAAATGAGGAGGATATTATTACGGATAAAGAAGCAGACCGGCAGAAGGATTATCACATAAAATGGAATAATCTGAAGCAGATAAATGAATTGTCTGTTTCAAAGAGCGTTCTCTTAAAGAAATCCACTCCTCTGGAACAGATGCATGAGTACAGCGAAGAAGAAATTCATAAGATATCGGCGGATGGTCAGTTTACCGTGCCTGTATCATATTTTTCGGATTCAACGTCGGCAATCAGCTTCTTAATACTAAAATTTAATGCTTCAAAACAAGGAAAGGTAAATCCGGACTTGATCAAAGAGAGTCAGATCAATGTGAAAGGATCAATTAAAAAGACAAAGGACTTTGATA
Proteins encoded in this region:
- a CDS encoding KTSC domain-containing protein, producing the protein MKKIADYRRLLNVDKSADLKILKSTYRTIMKECHPDKFVNDEEGRIAAETKSKEMIEAYHFLVSICPETLENQLPIYTATIANSGIADFDWKSQVLVITFHDGSQYEYFGVAKNDYIKFINADSPGRFARRHIFHSYPYRNVLKTSEPV
- a CDS encoding VF530 family protein — translated: MNEQPNNPLHGVRLDSIIEYLVDHFGGWEGLGKRIQIRCFNENPSVKSSLTFLRKTPWARQKVEELYVRIISNK
- a CDS encoding XAC2610-related protein; this translates as MKKLSTLFVLLILFLCTFTGTAKTAIRCVKYSQTILLNVDTTLDYYPFKDSTYVLSVKPSQNPEALDTLIYMRKTSDTTSTVLWKEFFSLPEAIDFRSEDFNGDGQDDVLIYAGTGARGANEFYHLYVADPNEYTLFRIQGFEEIPNTVYLSEYNIIVGYAYSGENYYIVYRIDKNNVIHQMGESFKDDFDSDQDDFDKRIKIILNAEKEGH
- a CDS encoding MFS transporter, producing the protein MSTIKSTKLFTASCLALLVTSLSFGIRAGMMNQLGIDFQLNATQLGTITATAFWGFPLAIVIGGFVVDIIGMKRLLVMAFLFHLAGIILTIFAQGYWTLFFSTLLIGIANGTVEAACNPLVAALYPEDKTTRLNYFHLWFPGGIVIGTLLVTLFVNIGLSWQFQVATMLIPTLIYGYLFLKLEFPVTERVSSGYSSRDMYKAVFSPLFLFMFVCMFMTAITELFTGQWISLLLKNVTDNAILLLTITTGIMVVGRAFAKPIVKKLAPQGVLLFSAVFAALGLYLLSTLSGNSIFFAALIFGIGVCYFWPTMIGFVAENIPKSGALGINLLGGAGMFAVSIYTILMGNFYDSLIVKHLPEGADIQKYSTAAEGSAEAIAFGSAKNLAGPEVLQVTLILPVVLIFAFLGLVLYMRFLKKQSLTSGI